A section of the Anaerolineae bacterium genome encodes:
- a CDS encoding protein kinase, whose translation MSTMQNLIGQTLGPYQIIEQIGEGGMATVFKAYQPALNREVALKVLPPYIAQKKGFVQRFAREAQAIGNLHHPNILPVHDFGQDKGYGYIVMRYIPNAKTLADLLKQQRLKTDQIIHLTRQIAAALDYAHSAGIIHRDIKPGNILLDGDWVLLSDFGLAKIIETPSEITGTGVGIGTPAYMSPEQAQGKKVDHHTDIYSLGIMLFEMLTGQVPHRAETPLATVMKRLTEPLPSPRSLNPAIPEGVEAVLLKALDTVPGQRFDRAKDLIEALQAAFAAEPDAGPEKTILSPGPAKSQTKKPTLPLTAKATRLPSKIRLPLLIEIMVLATLGIFSLCGFGGVLMSLVPDATGQISLGALFGFLGVVLAGLTSMALIRLWPKSKSSLGWPALAVPLWYAGVIILGWGIPAALNPGETDPAQNLGWATVFFFGPGGFLALLGATLYGYGYRRGRAARQALFQGEEATEKALARAGQLQRAADYRRHIANSLKQFRKSPLANQLAPMRVKLNQWEEHLRQLVNRLNEFELNQIIQRDLREVPNAITQLQQRLKTETDPQIQAQMAGTLTSYQEHQSQLEALSAMLRRTELEIDETLAEIGAIYSQLQLLNAKDIDRHRAGRLSEDIEEQADRLGDLLSAMDEVYDRSVGLE comes from the coding sequence ATGAGCACCATGCAAAATTTAATTGGACAAACCCTGGGACCGTACCAGATTATTGAGCAAATTGGCGAAGGAGGTATGGCCACGGTCTTTAAGGCGTACCAGCCCGCCCTCAACCGAGAAGTGGCCTTAAAAGTGCTGCCACCTTACATTGCCCAAAAAAAAGGCTTTGTCCAACGTTTTGCCCGCGAAGCGCAAGCTATTGGCAATCTACACCACCCTAACATTCTCCCTGTTCACGATTTTGGCCAGGATAAGGGCTACGGTTACATTGTAATGCGCTATATTCCTAACGCCAAAACCCTGGCCGATTTGCTGAAACAGCAGCGCTTGAAAACAGACCAGATTATCCACTTGACCCGCCAAATTGCCGCCGCGCTTGACTATGCCCACAGCGCCGGCATCATTCACCGCGACATCAAACCCGGCAACATTTTGCTGGATGGTGATTGGGTGCTATTGAGCGATTTTGGCCTGGCGAAAATCATTGAGACCCCCTCGGAAATCACCGGCACCGGCGTGGGCATTGGCACTCCGGCCTACATGTCGCCCGAACAAGCTCAAGGGAAAAAGGTTGACCATCATACCGACATCTATTCGTTGGGCATCATGCTGTTTGAAATGCTCACCGGCCAGGTGCCCCACCGGGCTGAAACCCCCCTGGCCACGGTCATGAAACGCCTCACCGAACCTCTCCCTTCTCCCCGCAGTCTTAACCCGGCTATCCCTGAAGGCGTGGAGGCCGTACTACTCAAAGCCCTGGACACCGTTCCCGGCCAACGGTTTGACCGGGCCAAAGACTTGATTGAGGCGCTGCAAGCGGCTTTTGCCGCCGAGCCGGACGCCGGCCCAGAAAAAACCATTCTCTCCCCCGGCCCGGCAAAAAGTCAAACCAAAAAACCGACGCTGCCGTTAACGGCTAAAGCAACCCGGTTGCCGTCAAAAATACGCCTGCCCCTCCTCATTGAAATTATGGTGTTGGCTACGTTGGGTATTTTTAGCCTGTGCGGCTTTGGCGGGGTTCTCATGTCTCTGGTCCCTGATGCTACCGGGCAAATATCGTTGGGCGCTTTGTTTGGTTTTCTGGGCGTAGTTTTGGCGGGCCTGACCAGTATGGCCCTGATCCGGCTGTGGCCTAAAAGTAAATCGTCTTTAGGGTGGCCGGCGCTGGCCGTGCCGCTCTGGTACGCGGGGGTCATCATTTTGGGCTGGGGAATTCCGGCGGCTTTGAATCCCGGAGAAACAGACCCCGCCCAAAACCTGGGTTGGGCTACGGTTTTCTTTTTTGGGCCGGGTGGTTTTTTGGCCTTGCTGGGGGCAACACTTTATGGCTACGGTTATCGGCGGGGGCGGGCGGCGCGTCAGGCCCTTTTTCAGGGGGAAGAGGCCACCGAAAAAGCTTTGGCCCGGGCCGGCCAATTGCAACGCGCCGCCGATTATCGCCGGCATATTGCCAACTCACTCAAACAATTTAGAAAATCCCCCCTGGCCAATCAGTTGGCCCCCATGCGCGTCAAATTGAACCAATGGGAAGAACACCTGCGCCAACTGGTCAACCGGCTGAATGAATTTGAGTTGAACCAAATCATCCAGCGAGACCTGCGTGAAGTCCCCAACGCCATCACCCAATTACAGCAACGCTTAAAAACCGAAACCGACCCGCAAATTCAAGCGCAAATGGCCGGAACCTTAACCAGCTACCAGGAACACCAAAGCCAACTTGAAGCATTGTCGGCCATGCTCCGTCGCACCGAGTTAGAAATTGACGAGACTTTGGCCGAAATTGGCGCAATCTATTCCCAATTGCAGTTGCTCAATGCCAAAGATATTGACCGCCACCGGGCCGGCCGTCTCTCCGAAGACATTGAGGAGCAGGCCGACCGCCTGGGCGATCTATTGAGCGCGATGGATGAGGTGTATGATCGTTCGGTGGGGCTGGAGTAG